One Vibrio campbellii CAIM 519 = NBRC 15631 = ATCC 25920 genomic window carries:
- the uvrA gene encoding excinuclease ABC subunit UvrA, with amino-acid sequence MDKIEVRGARTHNLKDINLTIPRDKLIVITGLSGSGKSSLAFDTLYAEGQRRYVESLSAYARQFLSLMEKPDVDHIEGLSPAISIEQKSTSHNPRSTVGTITEVYDYLRLLYARVGEPRCPTHHTPLAAQTISQMVDKVLELPEGSKMMLLAPIVKERKGEHVKTLENLAAQGFIRARIDGETCDLSDPPPLELHKKHTIEVVVDRFKVRPDLQQRLAESFETTLELSGGIAVVAPMDGDGEEVIFSANFACPICGYSMQELEPRLFSFNNPAGACGTCDGLGVQQYFDPSRVIQDETLSLAQGAIRGWDQKNYYYFQMLTALADHYDFDLHAPFNSLPKKTQDIILKGSGRTEVEFKYINDRGDIRVKRHPFEGILNTLERRYRDTESNSVREELAKYISTKSCSSCDGTRLRLEARNVFIADTTLPEIVELSIADALEFFHSLKLEGQRAQIAEKVMKEINDRLQFLVNVGLNYLNLSRSAETLSGGEAQRIRLASQIGAGLVGVMYVLDEPSIGLHQRDNERLLKTLTHLRDLGNTVLVVEHDEDAIRCADHVIDIGPGAGVHGGNVVAEGTMDEIIANPNSLTGQYLSGAKEIAVPKERTPRDPKKTVELVGATGNNLKNVDLSVPVGLFSCITGVSGSGKSTLINDTFFKIAHTQLNGATTAHPSPYKAIKGLEHFDKVIDIDQSPIGRTPRSNPATYTGIFTPIRELFAGTQESRSRGYKPGRFSFNVRGGRCEACQGDGVIKVEMHFLPDVYVPCDVCKGKRYNRETLEVRYKGKTIDEVLEMTVEDARTFFDPVPAIARKLQTLMDVGLSYIRLGQAATTLSGGEAQRVKLARELSKRDTGKTLYILDEPTTGLHFHDIQQLLTVLHRLRDHGNTVVVIEHNLDVIKTADWIIDLGPEGGQGGGEIIAQGTPEDVYQIEGSHTARFLKPMLK; translated from the coding sequence ATGGATAAAATAGAAGTTCGTGGTGCCCGCACCCATAACCTCAAAGACATCAACCTCACTATCCCCCGCGATAAACTGATTGTCATTACTGGTTTGAGTGGTTCTGGTAAATCCTCTCTCGCATTCGATACTTTGTACGCTGAAGGACAAAGACGTTACGTAGAGTCACTATCAGCTTACGCGCGCCAATTTTTGTCTCTTATGGAAAAGCCAGATGTTGACCACATCGAAGGTTTGTCTCCTGCGATCTCGATTGAGCAGAAATCAACATCACACAACCCACGTTCTACCGTCGGTACCATTACCGAGGTATACGATTACCTGCGTCTACTTTATGCTCGCGTTGGTGAGCCTCGTTGTCCGACGCACCATACGCCTCTAGCCGCTCAAACCATCAGCCAGATGGTCGATAAAGTCTTAGAGTTGCCAGAAGGCAGCAAAATGATGCTACTTGCTCCTATCGTGAAAGAGCGTAAAGGTGAGCACGTTAAGACTTTAGAGAACCTTGCTGCTCAAGGTTTCATCCGCGCACGCATCGATGGTGAAACTTGCGATCTTTCTGATCCACCGCCGTTAGAACTGCACAAGAAACACACTATTGAAGTGGTTGTGGACCGCTTTAAAGTCCGCCCGGATTTGCAGCAACGTTTGGCTGAATCATTCGAAACCACACTAGAGCTATCTGGAGGTATCGCTGTTGTTGCTCCAATGGACGGCGATGGCGAAGAGGTGATCTTCTCAGCTAACTTTGCTTGCCCTATTTGTGGCTACAGCATGCAAGAACTTGAGCCTCGTTTGTTCTCATTCAACAACCCAGCAGGTGCGTGTGGCACTTGTGATGGTTTAGGTGTGCAGCAATATTTCGACCCAAGCCGAGTTATTCAAGATGAAACTCTGAGTTTGGCACAAGGTGCGATTCGAGGTTGGGATCAAAAGAACTACTATTATTTCCAGATGCTGACTGCGCTGGCAGATCATTACGACTTCGATCTTCACGCACCATTTAACTCTCTACCAAAGAAAACCCAAGACATCATTCTTAAAGGATCGGGGCGTACTGAAGTAGAGTTCAAGTACATTAACGATCGTGGTGACATTCGCGTTAAGCGCCATCCTTTTGAAGGGATCCTGAACACACTTGAACGCCGTTACCGCGATACTGAATCTAACTCGGTACGTGAAGAGCTTGCGAAATACATCTCTACTAAGTCTTGCTCAAGCTGTGATGGTACTCGTCTACGCCTTGAAGCTCGTAACGTCTTTATCGCCGATACGACACTACCGGAGATTGTTGAACTCAGCATCGCCGACGCATTGGAATTCTTCCACAGTTTGAAGCTCGAAGGCCAACGCGCCCAAATCGCTGAAAAAGTGATGAAGGAAATCAACGACCGCCTGCAATTCTTGGTTAACGTTGGTTTGAACTACCTCAACTTATCACGCAGCGCGGAAACCTTATCAGGCGGTGAGGCTCAACGTATTCGTTTAGCAAGCCAAATTGGTGCGGGTCTAGTAGGTGTTATGTACGTACTGGATGAGCCATCAATTGGTCTCCACCAGCGTGATAACGAACGTCTATTGAAAACTCTGACCCACCTAAGAGATTTAGGTAACACGGTATTAGTGGTTGAGCACGATGAAGATGCGATTCGTTGTGCTGATCACGTGATCGATATCGGTCCAGGTGCCGGTGTACACGGCGGTAACGTGGTCGCTGAAGGTACTATGGACGAGATCATTGCCAATCCGAACTCGCTGACTGGTCAGTACCTCAGTGGTGCGAAAGAGATTGCGGTACCAAAAGAGCGTACACCACGCGATCCAAAGAAAACCGTTGAATTAGTTGGCGCGACAGGTAACAACTTAAAGAATGTCGACCTTTCCGTTCCTGTTGGATTATTCAGCTGTATTACCGGTGTATCCGGCTCAGGTAAGTCGACTCTGATCAACGATACCTTCTTTAAGATTGCTCATACCCAGTTGAACGGCGCAACAACGGCGCACCCTTCACCATACAAAGCGATCAAAGGTTTAGAGCATTTCGATAAAGTTATCGACATTGACCAAAGCCCTATCGGTCGTACACCACGTTCAAACCCAGCCACTTATACGGGAATCTTTACTCCGATTCGTGAACTGTTTGCTGGCACGCAAGAGTCGCGCTCTCGCGGTTACAAACCGGGGCGCTTTAGCTTTAACGTACGCGGAGGTCGCTGTGAAGCGTGTCAGGGTGATGGTGTAATCAAGGTAGAAATGCACTTCTTACCTGACGTTTACGTTCCTTGTGATGTATGTAAAGGTAAACGCTACAACCGCGAAACACTTGAAGTACGTTACAAAGGCAAGACCATTGATGAAGTATTGGAAATGACGGTAGAAGATGCACGTACTTTCTTCGATCCAGTTCCAGCAATTGCTCGCAAGCTGCAAACTCTGATGGATGTAGGCTTGTCTTACATTCGCTTAGGTCAAGCAGCAACTACGCTGTCAGGTGGCGAAGCTCAGCGTGTAAAACTGGCTAGAGAGCTGTCTAAGCGTGATACAGGCAAAACCTTATACATTTTGGATGAACCGACAACAGGTCTGCACTTCCACGATATCCAGCAGCTACTAACTGTACTGCACCGTCTGCGCGACCACGGAAATACCGTTGTCGTCATTGAGCACAACCTCGATGTCATTAAGACGGCAGACTGGATTATTGACTTAGGTCCTGAAGGTGGACAAGGCGGCGGTGAGATCATCGCACAAGGAACGCCTGAAGATGTGTATCAGATCGAAGGTTCGCACACAGCTCGCTTCCTTAAGCCTATGTTGAAGTAG
- a CDS encoding pyridoxal-phosphate-dependent aminotransferase family protein produces the protein MPIQSFIPPHRILMGPGPSDISPQVLQALSRPTVGHLDPLFIAMMDELKQLLKYAFQTENEFTIAVSAPGSAGMETCFVNLIEKGDKVIVCRNGVFGERMRENVVRAGGKAVVVDDEWGTPVSVDKVEEALKQHPDAKILAFVHAETSTGAVSDAQALSKLAKQYGLLSIIDAVTSLGGVPLKVDEWQLDAVYSGSQKCLSCVPGLSPVTLSPAAIEKIQSRTTPVQSWFLDQSLVLGYWSGEGKRSYHHTAPVNSLYALHEALLILKNEGLENAWARHQLMHEKLKAGLQKLGFEFVVEEEYRLPQLNAIYVPEGIDEAKVRNHLLETYNLEIGAGLGALAGKAWRIGLMGYGARPENVALCLRALEESLTE, from the coding sequence ATGCCGATCCAAAGCTTTATCCCCCCCCACCGCATTTTGATGGGACCTGGTCCCTCTGATATTTCCCCTCAAGTTTTACAAGCGCTTAGCCGACCAACAGTTGGCCATTTAGACCCACTTTTCATCGCCATGATGGATGAGCTAAAACAACTGCTTAAATATGCTTTCCAAACAGAAAATGAATTTACTATCGCAGTTTCTGCGCCGGGCAGCGCGGGCATGGAAACGTGCTTTGTTAACCTGATTGAAAAGGGCGACAAGGTCATCGTCTGCCGCAATGGTGTTTTCGGTGAGCGTATGCGCGAAAACGTAGTTCGTGCTGGTGGGAAAGCGGTTGTCGTCGATGATGAGTGGGGAACGCCTGTATCGGTCGATAAAGTTGAAGAAGCGTTAAAACAGCACCCTGATGCTAAGATTCTTGCTTTTGTTCATGCAGAAACATCGACGGGCGCGGTAAGTGACGCTCAAGCTCTGAGCAAGCTTGCGAAGCAATACGGTTTGTTATCGATTATCGATGCTGTGACCTCGCTTGGTGGTGTGCCCCTTAAAGTTGACGAGTGGCAGTTAGATGCGGTGTATTCCGGTAGCCAAAAATGTCTCTCGTGTGTTCCAGGTTTATCACCTGTGACACTTTCTCCGGCAGCTATTGAGAAGATTCAATCCAGAACGACACCGGTTCAAAGCTGGTTCTTGGATCAAAGCTTAGTATTGGGTTACTGGAGCGGAGAAGGAAAGCGCAGCTATCACCACACTGCACCAGTGAACAGTTTGTATGCCCTGCATGAAGCTCTACTTATCCTTAAGAATGAAGGTTTAGAAAATGCGTGGGCGCGTCACCAGTTAATGCATGAGAAGCTTAAAGCAGGTTTGCAAAAACTAGGCTTTGAATTTGTGGTAGAAGAAGAGTATCGACTACCGCAATTGAATGCGATTTATGTCCCTGAAGGAATTGATGAAGCAAAAGTGCGGAATCACTTACTTGAAACTTATAACCTAGAAATCGGTGCAGGTCTTGGTGCGCTGGCTGGTAAAGCATGGCGAATTGGACTGATGGGCTATGGTGCTCGACCTGAAAATGTAGCTTTGTGTTTGCGAGCTTTAGAAGAGTCTCTGACTGAATAA
- a CDS encoding PglL family O-oligosaccharyltransferase: MATIHVSGTKLSPGKVQVPLNRKFLIALAALFLLAMHFFMPNPGGSGLALSFNATTWIAFSFVLGIGCYQLATNRVLRYSKLTIGLLISCIIMTLSIFYPNADSMLAVNKLIGLWCGMLFFVVLQQFHFSNKHRQRLLWFIVLAVVIEAIFGLTQYLYLKPGNVFGYDTVANRPYGIFQQPNVMASFLATGLVIASYLLARQPYKYSRKLSDVYLLYAVPVLTLPLIVALASRTGWLASIIAILLVIPYMYRFATRARFARWVMAMAAGLALSVVVINIAFPDGSGLASEKVNMESPRAYTFPQTLDMVIEKPFTGYGYGKFESEYMLYTARQHALNESYPAGLPSMDHPHNELLYWAVEGGLLPILGIFLAMALVLYRIYQAKRGTRLALLALFIPIVLHSQLEYPFYHSLVHWLIFVILLYWVDQRVSRYRQAPFSKVTKSLLRVCSLVVPAVFTFYMVSALHTNYVLTKFETTRPTNPDILNQVTNPVVWKDRFDWDVYSTFLNIGLYKQDPTLIQPYIDWSLEIIKDKPRPAFYNNLILAYQGLDDTSKAEQIRAEAQFLFPKIDFSGVNYQPPSKAISASPAPTSGAEQ, from the coding sequence ATGGCAACTATACACGTCAGTGGAACTAAGCTTTCCCCAGGTAAAGTGCAAGTTCCTCTTAACCGCAAGTTTCTCATCGCGTTAGCAGCACTATTTCTGCTCGCGATGCATTTCTTCATGCCAAATCCGGGTGGCTCTGGACTAGCTCTGTCTTTCAATGCGACCACATGGATTGCGTTCAGCTTTGTACTCGGTATTGGCTGCTACCAACTTGCGACCAACCGTGTGTTACGTTATTCCAAATTAACAATCGGTCTGTTGATCAGTTGTATCATCATGACGCTGTCCATTTTCTACCCCAACGCGGATAGTATGCTCGCCGTAAATAAGCTGATTGGCCTGTGGTGCGGTATGTTGTTCTTCGTCGTACTGCAACAATTCCATTTCAGTAATAAGCATCGCCAACGCTTGTTGTGGTTTATTGTCCTTGCTGTTGTTATCGAAGCGATTTTCGGCTTAACGCAATATCTTTATCTTAAACCAGGAAACGTATTTGGATACGACACGGTAGCTAACCGCCCTTATGGCATCTTCCAGCAACCCAATGTCATGGCGAGTTTCCTTGCGACTGGTTTAGTGATTGCCAGCTATCTACTCGCCCGACAACCTTACAAATACTCTCGTAAACTCAGCGATGTTTACCTGTTGTACGCCGTACCTGTACTGACACTGCCTTTGATTGTTGCCCTTGCCTCTCGAACTGGTTGGCTAGCATCCATCATTGCCATTTTGCTAGTGATTCCATACATGTATCGCTTTGCAACACGTGCGCGCTTTGCTCGTTGGGTAATGGCTATGGCAGCAGGTCTAGCTCTGTCGGTTGTGGTAATAAATATTGCCTTTCCAGATGGAAGCGGCCTAGCCAGCGAAAAAGTGAACATGGAGTCACCGCGTGCTTACACCTTCCCACAAACCTTGGATATGGTGATTGAGAAGCCATTCACTGGGTACGGTTACGGCAAGTTTGAGTCAGAGTACATGCTATACACAGCACGTCAGCATGCACTTAATGAAAGCTATCCTGCGGGCTTGCCATCGATGGACCACCCGCACAATGAATTGTTGTACTGGGCGGTAGAAGGCGGATTGTTGCCAATTCTGGGGATCTTTTTAGCAATGGCATTGGTGTTGTATCGCATCTACCAAGCTAAACGCGGCACTCGTTTAGCACTGCTGGCACTGTTTATTCCAATCGTGCTGCACTCGCAATTAGAATACCCTTTCTATCATTCATTGGTGCATTGGCTGATCTTTGTGATTCTACTTTATTGGGTCGATCAGCGAGTGTCTCGCTACCGACAAGCACCATTTAGCAAAGTAACCAAAAGTTTATTGCGAGTATGTAGCCTAGTCGTTCCGGCAGTATTTACCTTCTACATGGTTAGCGCATTGCACACCAACTATGTCTTAACCAAGTTTGAAACAACGCGCCCGACTAACCCGGACATCTTAAATCAGGTGACAAACCCTGTGGTTTGGAAAGATCGTTTCGATTGGGATGTATACAGTACTTTCTTAAACATCGGTTTATACAAGCAAGACCCTACCTTGATTCAGCCTTACATTGATTGGTCTTTGGAAATCATTAAAGACAAGCCACGCCCAGCGTTTTACAACAACTTGATACTGGCATATCAAGGGTTGGATGACACAAGCAAGGCGGAACAAATTCGTGCAGAGGCACAGTTCTTGTTCCCTAAAATTGATTTCAGTGGCGTCAACTATCAGCCGCCTTCCAAAGCAATCTCTGCTTCACCAGCACCGACTTCAGGTGCTGAGCAATAA